The Thermococcus sibiricus MM 739 DNA window TCTTGAGGAGCCCCATCTCCTCATCCTTGTCGGGAAAGCCAACCTCTATTTTGAGCATAAACCTATCTAATTGGGCCTCGGGAAGAATGTAGACACCTTCATGCTCCAATGGGTTCATCGTCGCTATCACCAGAAAAGGCTCCGGGAGTTTGTGGGTTACACCCTCTATGGTGACTTGCTTCTCCTGCATCGCCTCAAGTAAAGCTGATTGAGTTTTTGGCTGGGCCCTGTTTACTTCATCGGCCAGAATAACGTTGGCAAAAATGGGCCCGTGCTTTATAGTCCACTCACCGGTCTTTTGGTCGTAGTAGAAGATGCCTATTATATCAGCGGGCAATAAGTCAGGAGTGAGCTGTATTCTTGAAAACTTCAGCCCTATTGCGTTTGAAAATGCCTTTGCAATGGTTGTCTTAGCCACTCCAGGAATTCCCTCAATCAATACATGGCCCTCAGAGAGCAATGCAATGGTTAAAAGCTCTATAACATCCTCTTTACCAACGACAGCCTTGCTGATCTCGGTTTTAAGCTTTTCCATAAACTCTTTACCTTCCATGACTACCACCTAACTTTGATCCATTTTTAATTTCATTGATGATCTTAATTAACAACTCCCTATTTAGTCCATCTTTTTCCAGGCTTTTAATGATTTCCTCTAAGCTTTCTTTCTCTTCCCTTGCGAAGATTAGGAGAAGGGAAAAGATCTTCTCAAGGACTCTCAACCAGAGGCCGCTTTCGATTATAAACGCTATTGCAGCAACGAGAAGGATGTAATAAAAGACAAACTCCTTGTTCACAGCCCTCCTTATTGTTATCGTTCCGGAGGAGTAGGGGTTGAAGTCCCTGTGATGGGCCTCATCTATGTAAAACGGCCCGCTTGCATAGTCAAGAAGGTTCTTTATGAACTCCTCGTTCTCCCTGAAGAGCGAGTTCGTGAATAAATCTGGATCTGATATTAGTATTACCTCCCCATTTCCATGCTCAACTTTCTCAACAATAACGAAGGCCCCGTAGTTGTTTTTGAAAATTGATGAGTTGGGCGTATAAACGAGGGCATTTTGAGAGTTCAGGATTACAGATGGGTTGTACATAACTATTCTCTCAACGTTTTTGCTGAGATCAGAATCGACTATCTCTGCTGTTACTGGATAGTGGTGATTTTTGGAGTAAATTGGTGTTATTAGCTCCCCCCTTCCAAACCTCTGCTCAAGGCCGAGCCCTTCCAGAATCTCATTTCCAGTCCCAAAGTCATCGGCCAAAATCAAAGCATTTCCGTTTTCAAGGAACTTCCTTAGCTCCACTATCTCTTCATTCGTAAAGTCCAAGTTGGGCCCCACTATTATCAGGGTACCCTTCCTCTCTCCCAAATTCACTGAGTCATAAGTGCTTAAAACCGGAGTTATTTCCCCCTTCGAGTATAGAAGCTTTCCAAAGCTTGAAACACCATTCCAGTCAGTGTTCAAAACGCTGTAGTCTGCACTGCTCTTGAAGACAGGGACAGATAAGGGCATGATCATTATAGAAACTCCAACAATCAGCATTATTGCATAGAAAACCCTGTTCATAGCTCCTCCCTCACGAAAACTTTGACTATTGCCGTTGCCACGCTTCTCACTCCCTCAATAATTTCCCTCGCTCCCAATCTTTTCTTTCCGTAAAATGTCGCTTCGTGGAGAAACGTTGCCCTCCTTAACTCAGAAAAAAAGCTCTCATTCTCAAGCTTCTTAAGGAGCTCCCTAGGAGTTATTGACTTTGGAAGGTTGTAAAGCCTCCTGAAGAGGCCGTATAGGAAGCGGTAGGATTTTATCAAGTCTGGCTTCTCTTCGCTCACAGCAATGCTCTTTTGTTCTTCTTTGGGCTTTGTCTCAACAACAACTTTTGGCCTTCTTGTGAGGAGCTTATATCCTATAAAACCCAAAACCAAAAACACAATGAAGAGCAGAAGCCTTTGCAGGTAATTGTAGGGGATGGCCTGGACCTCAACGATGTTGGAAACGCTTTCTGCAAACTCTTCATTTCCCGGGAATTTAACATATACCGCATGCTCCCCCCTATCAAAACGAAGCAGTAGAGTGAAGTTCCCCCGGGCGTTTATCGTTTCAGTGAGCTTGTCGTCAACGTATACCTCAAGGGGTATCTCATCCGATGTACCGTTAACATAGCCCGGAATCCTAACTTCCTCGCCTTCTCTTACTTCGCTTTCCTCAAAAAACAGCCTTATCGTTAGTTTTGATTTGGGCGGAAGAAGGGTTAACTTTGTAATTGTGCCCTCATGCTCATCATCCCCAAGAAAAGACATCGTTACGTTCTTTTCTTCATAAAACTCCCCCAAGTCAAAGCTAAAAGTGCCGTTTTCATCAGTGAGTGATTTATAATTCTCCCCATCCATCTCAAGGATGATTTCCTTTCCCTTAAGGGGGCTCCCAAAGTAGTCGAGCAGGTAGCCCTCCACCGTAACTATAGTCCCGGTTTTTTCAAGGGCTATTATTTGAGTCGGTATCTTTTGAACCTCTATCCGGATAACGTTTGAAGTCACCACATGACTTCCATTCATCGCCTGAGCGTATACCTCATAGAGACCAGTTTCGTTGAAAGAATAGCGGAGCCTGAATCCGCCGTTTATAATCTCCGGAGTGTAAGAAGCGTTGTTTATTATAACCTTCACGTTCTCAAGCCCGAGGGTGTACCCGTAGAAGGTGACGTTCTCATGCAGAAAAGGACTCTCCTTTGATGAAAATATTGAGAATTCACTTGGAGCGGCTAATCTGTTGAGCCTCTCTTCATATCTCTCTATAAGTCCCTCCAGCTTTTCAAGGGCCTCATACGTTTCCTCCAGCTCAAAATTCAAAGCCTCCCCATTTTCCCCGATTAGCCTTATCCCAGAAACATGGGCCAGATTGAGATAGATATCATCCATGGATGCCTTCATGGAGAAAAGATTCGTCCTTGCCTCCAAAAAGTCCCCGTTTTCAAGGCTCTCCATAAACCTCTGGTGGCTTGAGGATAATATAAATACCCCCTCCCCAAGGCCCTTAAAGCGGTATGCAAGCCCAACAGCAGAGGGCCGTATCCCGAAGGAGTTATACTTTACAACCTCCTCAACGGTAACGTTTGCGAGGGAATAGAAAGATTCAGCCTTAATCACGGTGTCGTTCTTATCTTCAAGGATATCTTTTATGATGGAATTAAAATTGCCGAGCATATCATTGAAGTAAATATAAACCCCATAATCATCTCCCTCAACTTTAGAATAGTCCTCAGCGTAAGCAAACCCCGAAAGGATGG harbors:
- a CDS encoding AAA family ATPase; the encoded protein is MEGKEFMEKLKTEISKAVVGKEDVIELLTIALLSEGHVLIEGIPGVAKTTIAKAFSNAIGLKFSRIQLTPDLLPADIIGIFYYDQKTGEWTIKHGPIFANVILADEVNRAQPKTQSALLEAMQEKQVTIEGVTHKLPEPFLVIATMNPLEHEGVYILPEAQLDRFMLKIEVGFPDKDEEMGLLKRKSRGEFWEVNPIIKHEELLELMGKVKGVSVSDEIIEYIYSIASKTRSDERLLFGASPRAGEHLLYAAKASAFLDGRDYVIPDDVKKVAPAVLAHRLLLKAEYELEGVTTKEIIREVLEETEVPV
- a CDS encoding DUF4350 domain-containing protein, whose product is MNRVFYAIMLIVGVSIMIMPLSVPVFKSSADYSVLNTDWNGVSSFGKLLYSKGEITPVLSTYDSVNLGERKGTLIIVGPNLDFTNEEIVELRKFLENGNALILADDFGTGNEILEGLGLEQRFGRGELITPIYSKNHHYPVTAEIVDSDLSKNVERIVMYNPSVILNSQNALVYTPNSSIFKNNYGAFVIVEKVEHGNGEVILISDPDLFTNSLFRENEEFIKNLLDYASGPFYIDEAHHRDFNPYSSGTITIRRAVNKEFVFYYILLVAAIAFIIESGLWLRVLEKIFSLLLIFAREEKESLEEIIKSLEKDGLNRELLIKIINEIKNGSKLGGSHGR